In one Diabrotica virgifera virgifera chromosome 5, PGI_DIABVI_V3a genomic region, the following are encoded:
- the LOC126885362 gene encoding uncharacterized protein LOC126885362, with product MAPQKNGRVYDSEVKCCKKCYKVAQSGLLCANCGTLSHSGCLKQLKSIKYIDDETVICCEESVRLSDPPNKTLDSEADDEDPRQTEISDGPKTMARRLLCKQVFCEASNTYSNKMKDEETTVNPPSNFQNNLIQQGTVSMFHVNLQCISNKVDMINAFLADKKFYDVICFSEHWQTEENLKLINISGFSLANFFCRVEKKQGGVAIYVKENLMYSSLNLNEYNVEQTSEFCAIYIPSMRTNVLTVYRSGNGDCDLFLVNFENVIAFLLNKADKLIILGDFNINFKIKSDSSYDIQNLLMSFGLEITINDYTRITSQSSSCIDNIMTNFSENIYRVGVFEPCFSDHRAQFISIDSDLKVVDTNQSLQRSITSSGLQKLKYALASTKMDFFYDTNNDPDVLMFFLTETYNNLILKFFPLKKVRQTAKITPVQWFNDELRSYRSNLSLIKHIADVTKDPDIFKLYKQQKYEYNRQLQNAKKSAYSGFIANSNNKPRDCWKILNFERGNTRSSSVQPDLSPDEINQFFITIAENIITSLPTINNDILFSYRNYPSPSKSFCFRPVVEDEISQIIKSLNNSNCKDVHEINSKILKETYQIVLTPFTHLINLILSTGVFPEALKYSKSQAPILAVKNPLTKSKLVTNGKDLLDNWVKYNKVPLILMLGHEGDVGMNEQICWQYKVQEKPL from the exons ATGGCGCCTCAGAAGAACGGTCGTGTTTACGACTCGGAAGTTAAGTGTTGTAAAAAGTGTTATAAAGTTGCACAAAGTGGTCTATTATGTGCGAATTGTGGAACGTTATCCCATAGTGGCTGCCTGAAGCAACTAAAATCGATCAAATATATCGATGATGAGACAGTTATATGCTGTGAGGAGAGTGTGAGGTTAAGTGATCCACCAAACAAAACCTTGGATAGTGAGGCTGACGATGAGGATCCGAGACAAACTGAAATAAG CGATGGACCCAAAACTATGGCCCGTAGGCTCTTATGTAAGCAGGTTTTTTGTGAAGCGTCCAACACATACTCAAATAAAATGAAGGATGAAGAAACGACCGTTAACCCTCcatcaaattttcaaaataacctaattCAACAAGGCACGGTAAGCATGTTTCATGTCAATTTACAGTGTATATCAAATAAAGTCGATATGATCAATGCTTTTCTTGCGGATAAAAAGTTCTATGACGTCATATGTTTTTCAGAGCACTGGCAAACTGAAGAAAatctaaaattaattaacatctcCGGCTTTTCACTAGCTAACTTTTTCTGTAGGGTTGAAAAGAAGCAAGGTGGCGTTGCaatttatgtaaaagaaaatctTATGTACTCTTCTCTTAATCTAAATGAATATAACGTAGAGCAAACTTCAGAGTTTTGTGCAATTTATATACCTTCAATGAGAACCAATGTTTTAACTGTATACAGATCAGGTAATGGTGACTGTGACTTGTTCTTGGTGAATTTTGAGAATGTTATAGCATTCTTACTTAACAAAGCAGACAAACTGATTATACTTGgggattttaatataaattttaaaattaaatctgacTCTTCTTATGATATTCAAAATCTGTTAATGTCTTTTGGTCTAGAAATAACGATAAACGATTATACTAGAATCACATCTCAATCCAGTAGTTGCATCGATAACATTATGACTAACTTTTCTGAAAATATCTACAGGGTGGGCGTATTTGAACCTTGTTTCTCTGACCATCGAGCACAATTTATATCTATTGATTCTGATCTTAAAGTTGTTGACACTAATCAATCACTTCAACGGTCTATTACTTCTTCTGGTTTGCAGAAGCTTAAATATGCACTAGCTAGTACAAAGATGGACTTTTTCTATGACACCAATAACGATCCCGATGTCTTGATGTTCTTTTTAACTGAAACTTATAACAActtaatattaaagttttttccattaaaaaaagtacgACAAACTGCTAAAATAACACCCGTGCAATGGTTTAATGACGAATTAAGGTCTTACAGATCTAATCTTTCTCTCATTAAACACATTGCAGATGTCACTAAGGATCCCGATATTTTCAAACTatataaacaacaaaaatatgaatataatcGGCAGTTACAAAATGCTAAAAAGTCGGCTTACTCTGGTTTTATTGCTAACTCCAATAATAAACCTAGAGACTGCTGGAAAATATTAAACTTCGAAAGAGGCAATACAAGATCCAGTTCGGTACAACCAGATCTATCTCCAGacgaaataaatcaattttttattacaatcgcAGAGAATATAATTACATCCCTTCCCACTATTAATAACGATATCCTCTTCAGTTACAGAAACTATCCTTCCCCGAGTAAGTCCTTTTGTTTCCGACCCGTTGTGGAAGATGAGATCTCTCAAATAATTAAATCTCTTAATAATTCCAATTGTAAGGACGTTCACGAAATTAatagcaaaattttaaaagaaacttACCAAATAGTTTTAACACCTTTCACTCATCTTATTAACTTAATTTTATCAACTGGAGTATTTCCAGAAGCACTAAAGTACTCAAAG AGCCAAGCGCCTATTCTGGCAGTAAAGAATccactcaccaaatcaaaactggtgacgAACGGCAAAGATCTCCTCGACAACTGggtaaaatataataaagtgcCCTTAATACTGATGCTGGGTCATGAAGGGGACGTGGGAATGAATGAGCAGATTTGTTGGCAATACAAGGTCCAAGAGAAACCTTTGTAG